Proteins found in one Muntiacus reevesi chromosome 2, mMunRee1.1, whole genome shotgun sequence genomic segment:
- the POLD1 gene encoding DNA polymerase delta catalytic subunit produces the protein MDGKRRPGPGPGVPPKRARGGLWDEDEAYRPSQFEEELALMEEMEAERRLQEQEEEEELQSALEGAADGQFSPTATDARWLRPTPPTLDTQTEPLIFQQLEIDHYVAPARPLPGAPPPSQGSVPILRAFGVTDEGVSVCCHIHGFAPYFYTPAPPGFGPEHLSELQRELSAAISRDQRGGKELTGPAVLAVELCSRESMFGYHGHGPSPFLRITLALPRLMAPARRLLEQGIRLAGLGTPSFAPYEANVDFEIRFMVDTDIVGCNWLELPAGKYILRPEGKATLCQLEVDVLWSDVISHPPEGEWQRIAPLRVLSFDIECAGRKGIFPEPERDPVIQICSLGLRWGEPEPFLRLALTLRPCAPILGAKVQSYEREEDLLQAWSTFVRVMDPDVITGYNIQNFDLPYLISRAQTLKVPSFPFLGRVIGLRSNIRDSSFQSRQTGRRDSKVVSMVGRVQMDMLQVLLREYKLRSYTLNAVSFHFLGEQKEDVQHSIITDLQNGNDQTRRRLAVYCLKDAFLPLRLLERLMVLVNAMEMARVTGVPLGYLLSRGQQVKVVSQLLRQAMRQGLLMPVIKTEGGEDYTGATVIEPLKGYYDVPIATLDFSSLYPSIMMAHNLCYTTLLRPGAAQKLGLTEDQFIKTPTGDEFVKTSVRKGLLPQILENLLSARKRAKAELAKETDPLRRQVLDGRQLALKVSANSVYGFTGAQVGKLPCLEISQSVTGFGRQMIEKTKQLVESKYTVENGYSTSAKVVYGDTDSVMCRFGVSSVAEAMALGREAADWVSGHFPSPIRLEFEKVYFPYLLISKKRYAGLLFSSRPDAHDRMDCKGLEAVRRDNCPLVANLVTASLRRLLIDRDPAGAVAHAQDVISDLLCNRIDISQLVITKELTRAAADYAGKQAHVELAERMRKRDPGSAPSLGDRVPYVIISAAKGVAAYMKSEDPLFVLEHSLPIDTQYYLEQQLAKPLLRIFEPILGEGRAEAVLLRGDHTRCKTVLTGKVGGLLAFAKRRNCCIGCRTVLSHQGAVCKFCQPRESELYQKEVSHLSALEERFSRLWTQCQRCQGSLHEDVICTSRDCPIFYMRKKVRKDLEDQERLLRRFGPPGPEAW, from the exons ATGGATGGTAAGCGGCGACCAGGCCCGGGGCCTGGGGTGCCCCCAAAGCGGGCCCGTGGGGGCCTCTGGGATGAGGATGAGGCATATCGACCCTCGCAGTTCGAGGAGGAGCTGGCGCTGATGGAGGAGATGGAAGCAGAGCGCAGGctgcaggagcaggaggaggaggaggagctgcagTCAGCCCTGGAGGGGGCGGCGGACG GGCAGTTCTCCCCAACGGCCACAGATGCCCGCTGGCTTCGGCCCACCCCACCCACCTTGGACACCCAGACAGAGCCCCTCATCTTCCAGCAGTTGGAGATCGACCATTACGTGG cccccgcgCGGCCCCTGCCTGGGGCGCCCCCGCCATCCCAGGGCTCGGTTCCCATCCTCCGCGCCTTCGGGGTCACCGACGAGGGGGTCTCTGTCTGCTGCCACATCCACGGATTTGCACCCTACTTCTACACCCCAGCGCCCCCTG GTTTTGGACCTGAGCACCTGAGCGAGCTGCAGCGGGAGCTGAGTGCGGCCATCAGCCGGGACCAGCGTGGGGGCAAGGAGCTCACCGGGCCGGCCGTGCTGGCAGTGGAGCTGTGCTCCCGGGAGA GTATGTTCGGGTATCACGGGCACGGCCCCTCCCCGTTTCTGCGCATCACCCTGGCACTGCCCCGCCTCATGGCGCCCGCCCGCCGCCTCCTGGAGCAGGGCATCCGCCTGGCCGGCCTGGGCACCCCCAGCTTCGCACCGTATGAGGCCAACGTTGACTTTGAGATCCG GTTCATGGTGGACACGGACATCGTGGGCTGCAACTGGCTGGAGCTCCCAGCTGGGAAATACATCCTGAGGCCAGAGGGGAAG GCCACGCTGTGTCAGCTGGAGGTCGACGTGCTGTGGTCAGACGTGATCAGCCACCCACCGGAAGGAGAGTGGCAGCGAATTGCCCCTCTGCGCGTGCTCAGCTTCGACATTGAATGCGCTGGCCGCAAAG GCATCTTCCCGGAGCCTGAGCGGGACCCCGTGATCCAGATCTGCTCGCTGGGCCTGCGCTGGGGCGAGCCGGAGCCCTTTCTGCGCCTGGCGCTCACCCTGCGGCCCTGCGCCCCCATCCTGGGCGCCAAGGTGCAGAGCTACGAGCGGGAGGAGGACTTGCTGCAG GCCTGGTCGACCTTCGTCCGCGTCATGGACCCTGATGTGATCACCGGCTACAACATCCAGAACTTCGATCTTCCCTACCTCATCTCCCGGGCCCAGACCCTCAAG GTGCCGAGCTTCCCCTTTCTGGGCCGTGTGATCGGCCTCCGCTCCAACATCCGGGACTCGTCCTTCCAGTCCAGGCAGACCGGCCGGAGGGACAGCAAGGTGGTCAGCATGGTGGGCCGCGTGCAGATGGATATGCTGCAG GTGCTGCTGCGGGAGTACAAGCTCCGGTCCTACACGCTCAACGCCGTGAGCTTCCACTTCCTGGGCGAGCAGAAGGAGGACGTGCAGCACAGCATCATCACAGACCTGCAG AACGGGAACGACCAGACGCGCCGCCGCCTGGCCGTGTACTGCCTCAAGGACGCCTTCCTGCCCCTGCGGCTGCTGGAGCGACTCATGGTGCTGGTGAACGCCATGGAGATGGCGCGCGTCACTGGCGTGCCCCTCGGCTACCTGCTGAGCCGTGGCCAACAGGTCAAGGTCGTGTCCCAGCTGCTGCGGCAG GCCATGCGCCAGGGGCTGCTGATGCCCGTGATAAAGACGGAGGGCGGTGAGGACTATACCGGGGCCACGGTCATCGAGCCCCTGAAAGG GTACTACGACGTCCCCATCGCCACCCTGGACTTCTCCTCGCTGTACCCGTCCATCATGATGGCCCACAACCTGTGCTATACCACGCTCCTGCGACCCGGGGCTGCCCAGAAACTAGG CCTGACTGAGGATCAGTTCATCAAGACACCCACAGGGGACGAGTTTGTGAAGACATCAGTGCGGAAGGGGCTGCTCCCCCAGATCCTGGAGAACCTGCTCAGCGCCCGGAAGAG GGCCAAGGCCGAGCTGGCCAAGGAGACAGACCCCCTACGGCGGCAAGTGTTGGACGGGCGCCAGCTGGCGCTAAAAGTGAGTGCCAACTCTGTATATGGCTTCACTGGCGCCCAGGTGGGCAAGCTGCCATGCCTGGAAATCTCACAG AGTGTCACCGGGTTCGGGCGCCAGATGATTGAGAAGACGAAGCAGCTCGTGGAGTCCAAGTACACAGTGGAGAACGGCTATAGCACCAGCGCCAAG GTGGTGTATGGTGACACAGACTCGGTCATGTGCCGCTTCGGCGTTTCCTCCGTGGCTGAGGCAATGGCTCTGGGACGGGAGGCTGCAGACTGGGTGTCCGGCCACTTCCCCTCGCCCATCCGGCTAGAGTTTGAGAAA GTCTACTTCCCCTACCTGCTCATCAGCAAGAAGCGGTATGCGGGCCTGCTCTTCTCCTCCCGGCCCGACGCCcacgaccgcatggactgcaagGGCCTGGAAGCCGTGCGCAGGGACAACTGCCCCCTGGTGGCCAACCTCGTCACCGCCTCGCTGCGCCGCCTGCTCATCGACCG AGACCCCGCGGGCGCCGTGGCGCATGCGCAGGACGTCATCTCCGACTTGCTGTGTAATCGCATTGACATCTCGCAGCTGGTCATCACCAAGGAGCTGACCCGCGCCGCCGCCGACTACGCGGGCAAGCAGGCCCACGTGGAGCTGGCCGAGAG GATGAGGAAGCGGGACCCCGGGAGCGCACCCAGCCTGGGCGACCGCGTCCCCTACGTGATCATCAGCGCCGCCAAGGGCGTGGCCGCCTACATGAAGTCCGAG GACCCCCTGTTCGTACTGGAGCACAGCCTGCCTATCGACACGCAGTACTACCTGGAGCAGCAGCTCGCCAAGCCGCTCCTGCGCATCTTCGAGCCCATCCTGGGCGAGGGCCGCGCGGAGGCCGTGCTGCTGC GCGGGGACCACACTCGCTGCAAGACGGTGCTCACGGGCAAGGTGGGCGGCCTCCTGGCCTTCGCCAAACGCCGGAACTGCTGCATTGGCTGTCGCACTGTCCTTAGCCACCAGG GAGCCGTGTGCAAGTTCTGCCAGCCCCGGGAGTCGGAGCTGTACCAGAAGGAG GTGTCCCACCTGAGCGCCCTGGAGGAGCGCTTCTCACGCCTGTGGACCCAGTGTCAGCGCTGCCAAGGCAGCCTGCACGAGGACGTCATCTGCACCAG CCGGGACTGTCCCATCTTCTATATGCGCAAGAAGGTGCGGAAGGACCTGGAGGACCAGGAGCGGCTGCTGCGGCGCTTCGGGCCCCCCGGCCCCGAGGCCTGGTGA